One Ictalurus punctatus breed USDA103 chromosome 21, Coco_2.0, whole genome shotgun sequence genomic window carries:
- the mcm2 gene encoding DNA replication licensing factor MCM2 has protein sequence MADSSESFNIATSPSRGSRRGDLTSSPGRDLPPFEDESEGLLGDNEPEDEAEDGEELFGNQMEGDYRPIPELDRYEPEGLDEDEDLSELSPGARARAEAAMNERDRRTGMGRMPRGLLYDSEDEDDERPSKRRRRLAERAAEGAGAEGEDEEMIESIENLEDMKGHSVREWVSMAAPRLEIYHRFKNFLRTHVDEHGHNVFKERISDMCKENKESLLVNYEELASREHVLAYFLPEAPAEMLKILDEAAKEVVLAMYPKYDRIAHEIHVRIGNLPLVEELRSLRQLHLNQLIRTSGVVTCCTGVLPQLGMVKYNCNKCNFILGPFFQSQNQEVKPGSCPECQSLGPFEINMEQTVYQNYQRITIQESPGKVAAGRLPRSKDAILLADLVDSCKPGDEIELTGIYHNNYDGSLNMANGFPVFATVILANHIVRKDERVAVAELTDEDMKAIVALSKDERIGERIFASIGPSIYGHEDIKRGLALALFGGESKNPGGKHKVRGDINVLLCGDPGTAKSQFLKYVEKVASRAVFTTGQGASAVGLTAYVQRHPVTREWTLEAGALVLADRGVCLIDEFDKMTDQDRTSIHEAMEQQSISISKAGIVTSLQARCTVIAAANPIGGRYDPSLTFSDNVDLTEPIVSRFDVLCVVRDTVDPVQDEMLARFVVGSHIKHHPGNKEGGVASLEEMVLPNSSDVPPIPQELLKKYIIYAKERVRPKLNQMDQDKVARIYSDLRKESMATGSIPITVRHIESMIRMAEAHARMHLRDYVQEDDVNMAIRVMLESFIDTQKFSVMRSMRKTFARYLAFRRDNNELLLFILKQLVAEQVSYQRNRYGVQQDVIEIPEKDLVDKARQINIHSLSAFYDSDLFLSNKFSHDAKKKLIMQQF, from the exons ATGGCG GATTCCTCAGAGTCTTTTAACATAGCCACGAGCCCAAGTCGCGGCTCGCGGCGTGGTGATCTGACCTCCAGCCCAGGCAGAGACCTCCCTCCCTTCGAAGACGAGTCCGAGGGACTGCTGGGGGACAACGAACCCGAAGATGAGGCGGAAGATGGAGAGGAGCTGTTCGGGAACCAGATGGAGGG GGACTACCGCCCTATTCCTGAACTGGATCGCTATGAGCCTGAAGGTctggatgaggatgaggatctGAGTGAACTGTCTCCTGGAGCTCGTGCTCGTGCAGAGGCAGCCATGAACGAAAGGGACAGAAGAACGGGCATGGGCCGCATGCCGAGGGGACTGCTTTACG ACAGCGAAGACGAGGACGATGAGCGGCCATCGAAGAGGCGCCGGCGCCTGGCGGAGCGCGCTGCAGAAGGAGCTGGTGCTGAAGGCGAGGATGAAGAGATGATCGAGAGTATCGAGAACCTGGAGGACATGAAGGGTCACTCGGTGCGAGAGTGGGTATCAATGGCTGCTCCGCGCTTGGAGATCTACCACCGCTTCAAGAACTTTCTGCGCACACACGTGGATGAGCACGGCCACAACGTATTCAAGGAGAGGATCAGTGACATGTGCAAAG AAAACAAAGAGAGCTTGTTGGTGAACTATGAGGAGTTGGCCTCCAGAGAGCATGTACTGGCTTACTTTCTCCCTGAGGCACCTGCTGAGATGCTGAAGATCTTGGATGAGGCTGCGAAAGAGGTGGTGCTGGCCATGTACCCTAAATACGACCGCATAGCCCACGAGATCCATGTGCGTATCGGCAACCTGCCTCTAGTGGAGGAGCTGCGTTCGCTCAG GCAGCTTCATCTTAACCAGCTGATCCGCACCAGTGGTGTAGTAACCTGCTGTACGGGAGTGCTGCCCCAGCTCGGCATGGTCAAATACAACTGTAACAAGTGCAACTTTATCCTGGGCCCCTTTTTCCAATCGCAGAACCAGGAAGTGAAGCCAGGCTCCTGTCCAGAATGTCAGTCTCTTGGTCCGTTTGAAATCAACATGGAGCAG ACGGTGTATCAGAACTACCAGCGCATCACCATCCAGGAGAGTCCTGGCAAAGTAGCGGCTGGCCGCCTGCCCCGGTCCAAAGACGCCATTCTTCTGGCCGACCTGGTAGATAGCTGCAAGCCTGGAGATGAAATT GAGCTGACGGGGATTTACCACAACAACTACGACGGCTCTCTAAACATGGCCAACGGCTTTCCTGTTTTTGCCACCGTAATCCTGGCCAATCACATCGTGCGGAAAGATGAGCGTGTGGCCGTGGCAGAGCTCACCGACGAGGACATGAAGGCCATCGTGGCTCTGTCcaaggacgagcgcattggagagAGG ATTTTTGCCAGCATCGGCCCCTCTATCTATGGCCATGAAGATATCAAGAGAGGTCTGGCTCTCGCACTGTTTGGTGGCGAGTCGAAGAATCCAG GAGGGAAGCATAAAGTACGTGGAGACATCAACGTCCTGTTGTGTGGGGATCCAGGCACAGCCAAGTCCCAGTTCCTGAAGTATGTGGAGAAGGTGGCGAGCCGGGCGGTGTTCACGACGGGACAGGGTGCCTCAGCTGTGGGTCTCACAGCCTACGTCCAGAGACACCCGGTCACCCGTGAGTGGACGTTGGAGGCTGGGGCTCTGGTCCTGGCAGACCGAGGAGTCTGTCTTATTGATGAGTTTGATAAG ATGACCGATCAGGACCGCACTAGTATCCATGAAGCCATGGAACAGCAGAGTATCTCCATCTCCAAAGCTGGCATTGTCACATCCCTGCAGGCTCGCTGCACCGTCATCGCTGCTGCTAACCCAATCG GTGGCCGATATGACCCGTCTCTCACGTTTTCTGACAACGTGGACCTGACCGAGCCCATCGTGTCTCGTTTTGATGTCTTGTGTGTCGTAAGAGACACTGTGGATCCCGTGCAG GACGAGATGCTGGCACGCTTCGTGGTGGGCAGCCACATAAAGCATCACCCAGGCAACAAGGAAGGGGGTGTTGCCAGCCTGGAGGAAATGGTGCTGCCCAACTCGTCAGATGTGCCGCCCATTCCTCAAGAGCTGCTCAAGAAGTACATCATCTATGCCAAGGAGCGTGTTCGCCCCAAACTGAACCAGATGGACCAGGACAAAGTGGCACGCATCTACAGTGACCTCCGCAAGGAATCCATG GCTACAGGCAGCATCCCGATCACGGTGCGTCACATCGAATCGATGATCCGGATGGCAGAGGCCCATGCACGCATGCACCTCCGTGACTATGTACAGGAGGACGACGTCAACATGGCTATACGCGTCATGCTGGAGAGCTTTATCGACACACAGAAGTTCAGTGTGATGAGGAGCATGAGAAAG ACGTTTGCACGCTACCTGGCTTTCAGGCGAGACAACAACGAGCTGCTGCTGTTTATCCTGAAGCAACTGGTGGCCGAGCAGGTGTCCTACCAGCGCAACCGCTACGGAGTGCAGCAAGACGTCATCGAGATCCCCGAGAAAGACCTGGTGGACAAG GCTCGACAGATCAACATTCACAGCTTGTCGGCGTTTTACGACAGCGACTTGTTCCTCTCCAACAAGTTCTCCCATGATGCGAAGAAGAAGCTGATCATGCAGCAGTTCTAA
- the ccdc51 gene encoding mitochondrial potassium channel yields the protein MGYKGSCVLQRRNGTCFYLLQISGRIQCNAFSINRTFCSQKSPPDKPLATQEQTSAALKNMTKLGKQWGQNTVKTATATVNHWWEKYEEFVGLSEVKDAQSKVTEAEKAFMVARGMVREAHVSLEALQLRLKEVRDRLDRVSREEAHYLELATLEHKLLQEERRLKTAYENAEEGEREKFALFSAGVRESHEKERARAERTKNWSVIGSVLGAFIGVMGSTYINRVRLQELKSLLLEAQKGPASLQEAIKIQASSHKSQQEELRGIIDTFNLAITNRADEKPISVPIAAQSVIPPSKPSMSEEAVKEMLLHSKKAQSLVEDLKPQMEHIRQNLGKMATELQAVKKSVSAHPVEKPVIQIKDTPLLVCETESIIQGLDQTEKRLEAQINRSTLYNTILTYTAFALSMPVLYIIFKGT from the exons ATGGGCTACAAAGGGAGCTGTGTTCTACAGAGGAGAAATGGCACTTGCTTCTACCTTCTCCAAATCTCTGGCAGAATCCAGTGCAATGCGTTCTCCATCAACAGAACCTTCTGTTCTCAGAAAAGTCCACCAGATAAACCCTTGGCCACTCAGGAGCAGACATCGGCTGCCTTGAAGAACATGACCAAGCTTGGGAAACAGTGGGGACAGAATACTGTGAAAACTGCGACAGCTACTGTCAATCACTGGTGGGAAAAGTATGAAGAGTTTGTTGGCCTTAGTGAGGTTAAAGATGCTCAGTCCAAGGTTACAGAG GCTGAGAAAGCTTTCATGGTTGCTAGGGGAATGGTTCGCGAGGCTCATGTCAGTTTGGAAGCTCTTCAGTTGAGGCTTAAGGAGGTTAGAGATCGTCTGGATCGAGTTTCGAGAGAGGAGGCCCATTATCTTGAATTAGCAACACTGGAACACAAGTTACTTCAG GAAGAACGGCGCCTCAAAACAGCTTACGAAAACGCAGAGGAAGGCGAGCGGGAAAAGTTTGCCCTTTTCTCTGCTGGCGTGCGCGAGAGTCACGAGAAGGAGCGGGCTCGGGCAGAACGCACCAAGAACTGGTCCGTCATCGGTTCAGTACTGGGTGCCTTTATTGGTGTCATGGGGTCCACTTACATCAACAGGGTGCGCCTTCAGGAGCTGAAAAGCTTGCTCCTGGAGGCTCAGAAGGGACCAGCGAGCCTACAGGAAGCTATTAAAATCCAAGCCAGTTCTCACAAGAGCCAGCAAGAGGAACTCCGAGGCATCATAGACACGTTTAATTTAGCCATTACTAATAGAGCAGATGAAAAACCTATATCTGTTCCCATAGCAGCCCAATCTGTAATACCACCATCAAAACCCAGCATGTCAGAAGAGGCTGTTAAAGAGATGCTTCTGCACAGCAAGAAAGCTCAGTCACTTGTGGAAGATCTCAAGCCACAGATGGAGCACATCAGGCAGAATTTAGGGAAGATGGCGACTGAGCTTCAGGCCGTGAAGAAATCCGTCTCAGCTCATCCTGTGGAAAAACCAGTCATTCAGATAAAAGATACGCCGCTTTTAGTGTGTGAAACAGAGAGCATCATCCAAGGCCTGGACCAGACTGAGAAAAGACTGGAGGCTCAGATTAACAGGTCGACTCTGTACAACACTATTCTGACTTACACAGCATTTGCTTTATCCATGCCAGTGCTCTATATTATCTTCAAAGGAACATGA